CGGTTCCTTATCAAACAGGATTCTCGTCGTTTGCCCAGCCATCGGGGCTGACCTCGGACGGTAAATCATTGTTTGTGGCCGATAGCGAAGGAAGCTCCATCCGCGCCGTACCATTCGATCCGGCGGAAAGCGTTCGAACAGTCATCGGCACCGCCCACCTGCCTTATGGCCGCCTATTCAGCTTCGGCGACGTCGATGGCGATTCCAAAACAGCCAAACTACAGCATGCTTTAGGTGTGTGCTACGTTGACGGCGTCATCTACACCACCGATACGTACAACAACAAGATCAAAGCCGTCGATGCGGCGACCGGCGACGTTAAGTCCCTGGCAGGGACCGGCGAGCCTGGCACTGCCAACAATCCCGCTCAGTTCGACGAACCAGCCGGTATCTCGCACGCCGCCGGTAAGCTGTACATCGCCGACACCAACAACCACCTGATCCGCGTGCTGGACCTGGAAACCAAAGAGGTTTCGACGCTGGAGATCAAAGGGCTCAAGCCTATGCCGGTGAAGAAGCGGCCAGAGGCAATTGAAGGAGCGATTCAGAAGTGAGATAGTTAAATGGCCAACCCCTTTACGCTGGATGATTTCCGAAAACAGCTTGAACAGATGGCCCGACCAGGCCTATTGGAGAAGATGTTGTGGCTCATTCCGGGAATGGGGGAGATGACCAAGATGCTACATAGCGACGAGCACAAATGGGAAATGCGCCGTCTGGGCGGGATGATCGACTCGATGACCCCGGCCGAACGCAACGATCCCAAGCTGATCGACCCCAGCCGTCGTCAGCGAATTGCCGATGGCTCTGGAGTCTCTCCGCGAGAGGTTACCGATCTGATCAAACAGTTCGAGAGCATGGCTTCGCTAATGGAGGCGATGACAAGGGGTGGCACACGCAGCGCCATCGATAAGATGCGAGAGCTTCGCCGCGGAGAGGTTTTCGATGATTGGGAGGACGACGATGACCCCTGGGATGACGACGATATTCTAGGCAGATACGATCATCCATAGTGGGCCACGGTACTACCAACCACCTATCTTGGGGCCATCTCCCAGCGAAAAACCCTCGCTCCACTCCTCTTTACCAATTGCCAACCTGCCGTGGGGTTCGCTAGAATACGCGTTTCGACCCATCTCTCGGGAGTGGGCCGTAGGGTTGTTTTGTCTCTTGCGGGCAAGATCTTGGCCCTCGCAGCGAACTCCCGGTTAAGTGATATTTGACCCTAGGCAAATCTTCCGATGTTGGAATCGTTACAAGACGGCTTGCAATCAGCGTTTAGGACGCTGCGCGGACAAGGCCGACTGACCGAATCGAACATGCGGGATGGCCTGAAACTGGTCGAGAACGCCCTGCTCGAAGCCGACGTAAGTTATGACGTCGTCAAGACTTTCATGCAGGACGTCTCCGAAAAGGCTGTCGGCCAGGACGTTCTCAAGTCGCTCAAGCCTGAGCAGCAGCTTGTAGGCATCGTTAACGAGGCCCTAATTGATCTGCTAGGGGGCGATTCCGACCCCACCCTGCACCTGAAACAAGGTGTCACCGTGCTGATGATGTGCGGTTTGCAGGGAGCCGGTAAGACAACGACGTGCGGCAAGTTGGCCCGCATGATCGGCAAAGAGGGCAAAAAAGCCCTGCTCTGTGCTGCTGACCTTCAGCGTCCTGCTGCCGTTGAACAGCTTCATATCGTTGGCAAAAGTGTTGACACCCCCGTCTACAGCGAAGAGGGAGCCACCGACCCCGTCGCTGTCTGTCAGAATGCGGTCAAGTACGCCGAAGCAAACGGTATCGATGTTGTCATTCTCGACACCGCCGGTCGTTTGGCCATCGATGAAGAGCTGATGCAGCAGCTCAAGACGATCGACCTGAAGCTCAATCCGGATCAAGCTTTCCTGGTCGTCGATGGCATGACGGGACAAGACGCAGTCAACAGTGCCAAGGCGTTCAATGACGCCCTGGAGCTTAACGGCGTCATCATGACCAAGCTCGATGGCGATGCCCGAGGCGGTGCATTGCTGTCGGTCAAACATGTCACTGGCGTACCGATCAAGTTCGTCGGTGTCAGCGAGCACATGGATGGCCTCGATCCCTTCCATCCGGACCGCTTTGCGAGCCGGATCCTGGGAATGGGCGACATCCAATCGATGTTCGAGATGGCCCAGCGTGAGTTCGACCAGGAACAAG
This genomic stretch from Blastopirellula marina harbors:
- the ffh gene encoding signal recognition particle protein yields the protein MLESLQDGLQSAFRTLRGQGRLTESNMRDGLKLVENALLEADVSYDVVKTFMQDVSEKAVGQDVLKSLKPEQQLVGIVNEALIDLLGGDSDPTLHLKQGVTVLMMCGLQGAGKTTTCGKLARMIGKEGKKALLCAADLQRPAAVEQLHIVGKSVDTPVYSEEGATDPVAVCQNAVKYAEANGIDVVILDTAGRLAIDEELMQQLKTIDLKLNPDQAFLVVDGMTGQDAVNSAKAFNDALELNGVIMTKLDGDARGGALLSVKHVTGVPIKFVGVSEHMDGLDPFHPDRFASRILGMGDIQSMFEMAQREFDQEQVQKTQERLQKGQFTLDDFRKQLNQIARPGLMQKMLGLMPGMGELTKMLQGGDHENEMRRLGGMIDSMTPAERNDPKLIDNSRRQRIAKGSGVSPQEVNELIKQFDSMASLMKGVAGGGVGGAMDMMRKLRTGELMDPTGKMKKAKQSTGKRMTDKDVQNQKKLKKKLKRRRR